Proteins encoded in a region of the Onthophagus taurus isolate NC chromosome 10, IU_Otau_3.0, whole genome shotgun sequence genome:
- the LOC139431609 gene encoding uncharacterized protein → MESLSNNPTINANIKSAPAHAIKAIHRLIFEYDGDRRNRQRLREFQGFSFDEDSDDFNNKLKYIKENLTLKDLVACCVLHVDFDSVTVDDIPKKVCMTLSDLNKLALSMKATEEHEKSNSGGKSNEEMQENDDTDDNNGDDDEGTDDDENVDERRSCGSRTTPKTTNKKKTKTYEDDLCMTTKFMMTFRDVEDTIRPFDGKGDCAIDTWMEEFEENAVLLEWTDVQKFIYCKKLPRGVAKLFIQSERGITT, encoded by the coding sequence atGGAAAGTTTGTCAAATAATCCTACAATTAATGCTAATATTAAATCGGCACCAGCGCATGCAATAAAAGCCATACATAGATTGATTTTTGAATACGATGGCGACCGAAGAAATCGACAAAGATTAAGAGAGTTTCAAGGGTTCTCATTTGACGAAGACTCCGatgattttaacaataaattaaaatacatcAAAGAGAACCTAACGCTGAAAGATCTGGTTGCATGTTGTGTGTTACATGTCGACTTTGATAGTGTTACTGTCGACGATATACCGAAGAAGGTTTGCATGACCTTGAgcgatttgaataaattagCGTTGAGTATGAAAGCTACCGAAGAACACGAAAAAAGCAACAGCGGAGGTAAGAGTAATGAAGAGATGCAAGAAAACGATGATACTGATGACAACAATGGAGACGACGATGAGGGCACCgatgatgatgaaaatgtAGACGAAAGACGAAGTTGTGGTTCTAGGACTACACCAAAGACGACGAATAAGAAGAAAACTAAAACGTACGAAGATGATTTATGCATGACGACGAAGTTTATGATGACATTCAGGGATGTCGAAGACACGATTCGACCCTTTGATGGCAAAGGTGATTGTGCGATAGACACCTGGATGGAAGAATTCGAAGAAAACGCTGTTTTATTGGAATGGACAGAcgtgcaaaaatttatttattgcaaGAAATTGCCAAGAGGAGTAGCAAAGCTATTTATCCAGAGTGAAAGAGGAATCACGACATGA
- the LOC139431610 gene encoding uncharacterized protein codes for MRELGSRGNVEKDALYQYIIDGIEDESTNKTVLYGAKNNSEFKEKLEIYDKIRKQKQTRTSRPRQHEQKDDETRPREKPKCCYNCVEKGHFAAECKFKEKGLKCFNCKQFGHKANDCSKKSSTLTNVKQPSVKKVATMEEKSEYYKDVNIDGSDVVTMREETAIEMNIQYVPHQIKLRGFGQGMCESVGKRTLLLEIDGVKIEAVVLIVPNEAQQESMIVGQSALDQPGIRVTKENKMLTIENISRIEKTRCQNEYVNINSGIGCDEIQSVRDLVSHFDSVFSTNSCDIGTTDLVTMNIDLTSQDVVRCRPYRLPYAERESVKSMIDDLLKAGIIRESTSEYSSPVILVPKKDGSQRLCVDYRRLNAITRKSHVTMPSIDEQLDMLAGNK; via the coding sequence ATGCGAGAATTAGGAAGTCGAGGAAACGTAGAGAAAGATGCATTGTATCAATACATAATAGATGGGATAGAAGACGAATCAACAAACAAAACTGTTTTGTACGGAGCGAAAAACAATAgtgaatttaaagaaaaactggAGATTTACGACAAGATAAGGAAGCAGAAGCAAACAAGAACAAGCAGGCCGAGACAACATGAACAAAAAGATGACGAGACCAGGCCAAGAGAGAAACCAAAATGTTGTTATAACTGTGTTGAAAAAGGTCATTTTGCAGCTGAATGTAAATTCAAGGAGAAGGGCCTCAAATGCTTCAACTGCAAACAATTTGGACATAAAGCAAACGACTGTTCAAAGAAATCATCTACACTCACAAATGTGAAACAACCATCAGTAAAGAAAGTTGCAACGATGGAAGAGAAAAGTGAATATTACAAAGACGTGAACATCGATGGAAGTGACGTTGTCACGATGAGAGAAGAGACAGCCATTGAGATGAACATACAGTATGTGCCACACCAGATTAAACTGAGAGGTTTCGGACAAGGAATGTGCGAATCTGTAGGAAAGAGAACATTGCTGTTAGAGATAGATGGAGTCAAAATCGAAGCGGTTGTTCTGATTGTACCAAATGAAGCGCAACAGGAATCGATGATAGTGGGACAGAGTGCATTGGATCAGCCAGGGATAAGAGTAACCAAAGAAAATAAGATGCTTACCATCGAAAATATTTCCAGAATAGAAAAAACAAGATGTCAGAACGAATATGTGAACATAAATTCGGGCATAGGTTGTGACGAGATTCAAAGTGTTCGAGACTTGGTAAGTCATTTTGATTCAGTTTTCTCTACGAACTCCTGTGACATTGGCACCACTGACCTGGTAACTATGAACATTGATCTTACAAGTCAGGATGTAGTGCGGTGCAGACCATATAGACTACCATACGCGGAACGGGAGAGTGTGAAATCTATGATAGACGATCTTTTGAAAGCCGGCATCATTCGCGAATCAACATCGGAATATTCAAGCCCAGTGATTTTAGTTCCTAAAAAAGACGGTTCGCAAAGACTGTGCGTAGACTATAGACGCTTAAATGCCATAACGCGAAAATCACATGTGACGATGCCCTCGATTGACGAACAGTTAGAC